In Altererythrobacter aquiaggeris, the genomic stretch CGGTTCGGATGCGCGTTGCATTGGCCAGGTCGAATGCAAAGATCTTGCCGTCCCCGATGTTGCCCGTCCCGGCGACTTCCTGGATCGTTTCCACGACACTGGGCGCAAGGGCGTCGCTAACCGCGATTTCCAGCTTCACCTTGGGAAGCATGTTGGTGGTATATTCTGCACCACGATAAATTTCGGTCTGGCCTTTCTGGCGTCCAAATCCCTTTACTTCGGACACGGTCATCCCCTCGACACCGATCCCGCCTAGCGCCTCGCGCACCTCGTCGAGCTTGAATGGTTTGATAATGGCAATGATGAACTTCACGAGTCGCCCCTGCTGATCCGCCGGGCTAGTCCCCGACTTCGCAAGTGCAGCAAAAACCGTGCCAGTTGGAAATTATCGCCTGGTTACAGCGAGCCCTGTGCAACATCCGGTAATCAGCAGAGGGCTGCCCGCCCGATTCTTACGCACCTGCCTGTTTTTTAGGCAATGATAAATCGGCGTAGACGGGCAAATGGTCCGAACCCGCTGCAGCAAGCGCGCTATGGTGGACGCCGCTATCGTCCAACTGCCAATGCTGCGACGCAACAATGCGGTCCAGCCGTGCGACGGGTTGGCGCGAGGGGAAGCTTCGGCCCGGGGCGAAACATTGCCAGTCACGCCCGAATTCTGTCATCGCACCACTGCTGACGCCCCATTGGTTGAAATCACCCATCAGTACAGTGGGTTTGGCATCCGCATGGCCGTTGATATGATCCAATACGGTGCGGATCTGGTGACGGCGGCGCAAGCCGGACAGATCGAGATGCATCCCCACAACCCGGATATGCGTGCCATCCACCTCGAGATCGGCACGTACGGCACCGCGCGGCTCGATAGTGGGAATTTCGATGTGGTCGGCTTCGCGCACCTTCAGGTTGCGCCGGACCAGCAACGCATTGCCATGCCAACCCAGGCTCGGTGTGTTTCCGCCCAATTGAACCGGCTTCCAGTGGGTATCGTCGAGCGCGGCCTTGGACAGGACACTTTTGCGTATGCCAAACCGCGTATCGGCTTCTTGCAGCGCGATGATATCGGCATTCAGTTCGCGCAGAACCGTAATGATGCGGTCGGGATCGCGCACCCCGTCCACACCGATAGCCTTATGGATGTTATAGCTGGCGAATTTCAACTTCATTGCAAGGGTGGCAGCTATTCGCCTGCAATGTAGCGGTCGGTCGGCCGTGTCGGCAGCCCGTCGATACTTTCACGGCTGAGCGCCATCTTGGCAGCCCATTGCGATGGATTTGCCTTGGCATGATATCTTACCAACGTCGGACGTTCGGCCTGCATTTCCATAAAAGGGACCCCGTAACCGCACGATGTTTGCACGCTTTCGACATCAATATCGAAAATCTGGCGAGTTCCGGGCATCAGGGTGAAATGTTGTGCCAGATCAGCCCACCCATCATCCGCCGGAAGCACGGGTTTTCCATGGCCGTAAATTCGCAATATCAGCGCAGGCTGTTCAAAATTACAGAACATGACCGTAATCCTGCCGTCTACCAGCAAATGGGCATTCGTCTCGTTACCCGAACCACCGAGATCGAGATAGCCAACCCGCTTTGGCCCCAACACGCGAAAGGCATCATACCCCTTGGGGCTGAGATTGATCCGGGCGTCCGCTGCTGCAGTTGCCACAAAGAAGACCGGCTGTTTGCCGATCATCGCGATATGATCGTCTGTGAGATGTTCGCTAAAATCGGCCATCGGCAATGATTAAGCGAGACAGGGGCTTACGGCAAGTTAGCGTTCTTTCGTCGCCGAAAAAGTCAGCTCGGGGTTCTTTTCCTGCTGATAGTTCACGTCCCACACGCTTTTCGCCAGAAACACCAGATCGCCATCGCGGTCTTTTGCGAGATTGGAACGGTTGAACTCTTCAAACCGGTTCTTTGCTTCATCCGGGCCCTTGATCCAGCGCGCTGTATCGAAAGGCGCAGCCTCAAGCGCAGCATCGACCTTGTATTCGGCTGCCAAACGAGAAATCAGCACTTCCAGTTGAAGTTGCCCGACAACGCCCACGATGTGCTGCGCGCCCAGTTCCGGATAGAAAACCTGGATCACGCCCTCTTCGGAAAGATCGTCAAGCGCCTTGCGCAATTGCTTCGTCTTGGTCGGATCCTTCAACAACACGCGCCGCAGAATTTCCGGCGCGAAGTTGGGCAGTCCGGTAAAACGGATTTTGTCTTTCTCGCTCAGCGTATCGCCCACGCGCAAGGTTCCGTGATTGGGAATGCCGATGATATCGCCGGCTTCTGCGGTGTCGGCAATTTCACGGTCCTGCGCGAAAAACAGGATCGGAGAATGGATGGCAATCGGCTTGCCAAGGCCCGACGGTGTCAGCTTCATGCCGCGTTTGAAAGTCCCCGATACCTGCCGCATGAACGCGATACGGTCGCGGTGATTGGGATCCATATTGGCCTGCACCTTAAAGATGAAACCGGTAACTTCATCATGGTCAGGGTCGATATGGTCGTCCCCGGCCGGTTGCGGGCGCGGCGGCGGAGCGTATTTGGCGATCGCGTCGATCAGCTCCGTTACCCCGAAGTTCTTGAGCGCCGATCCAAAGTAAACCGGCGTGAGATCGCCATTCCGGTAAGCTTCGAGATCAAACGCGGGATAGCCGATTTGGGCCAGCTCTGCCTCCTCGGCAAATTCTTCAGGTAGCACGGCATCCGCTTCGCGTTTGCCGAGAAACTCTCTCGAGGGACCTTCGGGGCGCGCCACTTTGCCGGTGGTATAATCTAGAATGCCCTCGAATTGGCCGCCCATCCCGATTGGATACATTTGCGGCGACACGTCGAGCGCCAGCATATCCGCAATCTCGTCGAGCAATTCGAACAGCGGGCGGCCTTCGCGGTCAACTTTGTTCACAAAGGTGATAATCGGCACCGACCGCAATCGGCATACCTCGAACAGCTTGCGGGTCTGCGGTTCGATCCCCTTGGCGGCATCAATCACCATTATTGCCGAATCCACCGCCGTCAGCGTGCGATATGTGTCTTCCGAGAAGTCTTCATGACCTGGCGTGTCGAGCAGGTTGAAAATGATCCCGTCACGTTCGAAAGTCATTACCGACGAGGTGACCGAAATACCGCGCTGCTGTTCGATCTTCATCCAGTCAGATCGTGCGCGCCGCGCCTGGCCGCGCGCCTTTACTTCACCTGCCAGATGGATCGCTCCGCCTTGCAGCAGCAGCTTTTCGGTAAGCGTCGTCTTACCGGCATCGGGATGCGAAATAATGGCAAAGGTACGGCGCGTAAGGGTCATGCCGCGCGCCCTAGCGCCCGCGTCCCCCGTAGTCGAGTGCGGCGTGGCCTAGCGGGAAAGCCCCTGACGTAATAACATCACCATTCTGGCGGCAATCGTTTCCATATCGGCATCATCCTGCTGGACCCCGTAGCGCAGGCCAAGAAAGACGTTCATCCCCATAATTGCCCAGGCTTCGACCTCGCCGACTGTGCGGATTTGGTCCGCCTCATGCATTTCGGCTAGCCGGGTCTCGATACGCGTAGCCGTGGTGGCATAATGGTCCTGCCAGGCTTCGGGTGCGACAAATTCTGCCTCGTCGATGATCCGGTAGAGTTCCTTATGCTCCCGGGCGAAAGACAAAAAGGCCGCGAGCGCCTTGCCCTCACGCTCCAGCGAAGGGGGTTGTTCCGCAATCGCAGGGGCAACCGCATCACGGACGCTGCCTGACATATCCTGCACCAGCGCGCGGAACAGCACGTCCTTGGATGCGAAATAAGTGTAAAAGCTGCCCAGCGCGACACCCGCGCGCGAAGTAATCGACACAATCGAAGTTTCGTGAAAGCCTTTCTCGCCAAACCCGATTGCCGCCGAATCCAGAATCTTTCGTCTGGTCGCGCGCCCTCTTGCCGTGCGCGGCACGTGTGGTGCAGCCATCACCGGCTTTGATGCGGATTCCTCGTCGATCATGGCGCTAGCTTACTGTTCCCCGACAAAGACACAACACAAAACTTGAAAGTCGGTTCATCTTTCAATACAGGATCGCGATAAGCTATCGGGAGAAGCTGAAATGACACGAATCCGTATCGTATTCGCCGCGCAATTGATGGATGGCTGCGCACTGGTCGCCTTGGCAGCGATGGCTACGCCCGTTGCTGCGCAGGATCAGACGGAAACGTCTCCTGCACAGGCCGCACGGACCATATCGGCAAATGAGGGCGAAATTATCGTCACAGCACGGCGGCGCGAGGAACGGCTGATCGATGTCCCCGTCGCAGTCACTTCTCTCAGTGCCGAAACGCTGTCCAATATCGGCGCCAGCGACATCACGGCCATCGCCGAAAACGCTCCCAATGTGACGCTTGAAGCATCGCGTGCCACCAACTCGACACTGAGCGCTTTCATCCGCGGCATCGGACAACAGGATCCGGTGTCCGGCTTCGAACAGGGCGTCGGTATTTATCTTGACGACGTTTATCTCAATCGACCGCAGGCCGCTCTGCTGGATATCTATGATGTCGAGCGGGTAGAAGTTTTGCGCGGACCGCAAGGGACGCTGTACGGCCGCAACACCATCGGCGGTGCAGTCAAATACGTAACCCGGCGCCTGCCAGCCGATACGGCCGTCACGATCCGTGCAACCTACGGATCTTATGACCGGCGGGAGGGCGTCATATCAGCTTCCACACCCATCAACGACATCGTCCGCGTCGGCGCGGCGGTGGCCGGTTTCAACCGCGACGGGTTTGGCGAAAATCTGACGCTGGGCATCGACAATTACGACAAGAAAATGATTGCGGCGCGCGGCAATCTGGAAATCGGCGGCTACGGTGCGCCGGTCCTGATCCGGATTTCAGGTGACTATACCAAGGACAAAAGCAATCCGCGCGGCGGTAGCCGCCTGATCACCGGGTTGGCGTCAGGTGCGCCGGTGCTGGATGATGAATACGATACGCGCGGCGGGCTGGCCGATCCCAGGCAGGAAGTCGAAGCTTACGGCGTGGCGATGAACATTGCAGTGGATCTGAGCGATGCGCTGACATTCAAATCGATAACTTCATGGCGGAAAGATGATAGCCAGAGCCCGATCGATTTTGATGCGCTTCCAGCAGTCGATCTCGATGTTCCGGGGGCCTACTTCAACGAACAGTTCAGCCAGGAATTGCAGCTGGCATATGATGATGGTGACAAGCTGTCCGCGCTGCTTGGCGCTTATTACCTCGATGCCTCGGCGGACACGTTATTCGACGTCCGGCTGTTTCAAGTTTTCGCCGGGTTTACCGCGTTTACGCAAGCCAATATCGACACCGAAACCTATGCAATATTCGGCGACGTGACGAATGATCTGACAGACCAATTCAGCATATCGCTGGGCGGCCGGTACACGTGGGACGAACGTACGGCAGATATCCTCCGGCAGAATTATCT encodes the following:
- a CDS encoding peptide chain release factor 3, with the translated sequence MTLTRRTFAIISHPDAGKTTLTEKLLLQGGAIHLAGEVKARGQARRARSDWMKIEQQRGISVTSSVMTFERDGIIFNLLDTPGHEDFSEDTYRTLTAVDSAIMVIDAAKGIEPQTRKLFEVCRLRSVPIITFVNKVDREGRPLFELLDEIADMLALDVSPQMYPIGMGGQFEGILDYTTGKVARPEGPSREFLGKREADAVLPEEFAEEAELAQIGYPAFDLEAYRNGDLTPVYFGSALKNFGVTELIDAIAKYAPPPRPQPAGDDHIDPDHDEVTGFIFKVQANMDPNHRDRIAFMRQVSGTFKRGMKLTPSGLGKPIAIHSPILFFAQDREIADTAEAGDIIGIPNHGTLRVGDTLSEKDKIRFTGLPNFAPEILRRVLLKDPTKTKQLRKALDDLSEEGVIQVFYPELGAQHIVGVVGQLQLEVLISRLAAEYKVDAALEAAPFDTARWIKGPDEAKNRFEEFNRSNLAKDRDGDLVFLAKSVWDVNYQQEKNPELTFSATKER
- a CDS encoding endonuclease/exonuclease/phosphatase family protein, whose protein sequence is MKLKFASYNIHKAIGVDGVRDPDRIITVLRELNADIIALQEADTRFGIRKSVLSKAALDDTHWKPVQLGGNTPSLGWHGNALLVRRNLKVREADHIEIPTIEPRGAVRADLEVDGTHIRVVGMHLDLSGLRRRHQIRTVLDHINGHADAKPTVLMGDFNQWGVSSGAMTEFGRDWQCFAPGRSFPSRQPVARLDRIVASQHWQLDDSGVHHSALAAAGSDHLPVYADLSLPKKQAGA
- a CDS encoding pyridoxamine 5'-phosphate oxidase family protein, translated to MADFSEHLTDDHIAMIGKQPVFFVATAAADARINLSPKGYDAFRVLGPKRVGYLDLGGSGNETNAHLLVDGRITVMFCNFEQPALILRIYGHGKPVLPADDGWADLAQHFTLMPGTRQIFDIDVESVQTSCGYGVPFMEMQAERPTLVRYHAKANPSQWAAKMALSRESIDGLPTRPTDRYIAGE
- a CDS encoding P-II family nitrogen regulator, coding for MKFIIAIIKPFKLDEVREALGGIGVEGMTVSEVKGFGRQKGQTEIYRGAEYTTNMLPKVKLEIAVSDALAPSVVETIQEVAGTGNIGDGKIFAFDLANATRIRTGETGETAL
- a CDS encoding TetR/AcrR family transcriptional regulator, whose translation is MIDEESASKPVMAAPHVPRTARGRATRRKILDSAAIGFGEKGFHETSIVSITSRAGVALGSFYTYFASKDVLFRALVQDMSGSVRDAVAPAIAEQPPSLEREGKALAAFLSFAREHKELYRIIDEAEFVAPEAWQDHYATTATRIETRLAEMHEADQIRTVGEVEAWAIMGMNVFLGLRYGVQQDDADMETIAARMVMLLRQGLSR
- a CDS encoding TonB-dependent receptor, with product MDGCALVALAAMATPVAAQDQTETSPAQAARTISANEGEIIVTARRREERLIDVPVAVTSLSAETLSNIGASDITAIAENAPNVTLEASRATNSTLSAFIRGIGQQDPVSGFEQGVGIYLDDVYLNRPQAALLDIYDVERVEVLRGPQGTLYGRNTIGGAVKYVTRRLPADTAVTIRATYGSYDRREGVISASTPINDIVRVGAAVAGFNRDGFGENLTLGIDNYDKKMIAARGNLEIGGYGAPVLIRISGDYTKDKSNPRGGSRLITGLASGAPVLDDEYDTRGGLADPRQEVEAYGVAMNIAVDLSDALTFKSITSWRKDDSQSPIDFDALPAVDLDVPGAYFNEQFSQELQLAYDDGDKLSALLGAYYLDASADTLFDVRLFQVFAGFTAFTQANIDTETYAIFGDVTNDLTDQFSISLGGRYTWDERTADILRQNYLGGGSPAFGGAGIPFGRASTDFEGSRDFKKFTPRASVSFKPSPDQNIYASYSQGFKGGGFDPRGVGVNAPDTDGTPGLSDAEIAGFLSFRPEKVDSYEVGYKGSFADGRLYLALAGFIADYTDVQIPGSVACNVGGIATFCGVVSNAGKASFKGVELETVATLAEGLGSTGDRLTLNGSLGYIDAEYDEYITNIGGVPTDVAEFREVQNTPRWTASGRLNYTAPAGNGDIYAGAGVSYRSKTYQFEVPNPFIDQSAYALVDASIVYNAPGDRWSLGLYGKNLTDKRVKTSGYAFIVVDPRTGVPVLNGSGQPLSALGTEGTLTAFYNEPRQVFATLTFRY